A single window of Sphingobacteriales bacterium DNA harbors:
- a CDS encoding hydroxymethylpyrimidine/phosphomethylpyrimidine kinase, with amino-acid sequence MVQNKKTNARPIVLSIAGFDPSAGAGILSDIKTMEEIGVYGMGIVSSITYQTDNKFLGVHWLSAKEIIHQLKPILKQYTIKFIKIGLIKDLETLNIVLKYIKKYDKSIFVIVDPILRASAGFKVHNNINNSLLKKCLKKTDMLIPNWNEVCKLSQNKDAIKAAEKFAKKTIVFLKGGHSIETPATDILFYNGKIEILHPEVITELEKHGTGCVISSAIVANLALGYELLEACTLAKSYTLKFLTSNQSNLGYHHTKQND; translated from the coding sequence ATGGTGCAAAACAAAAAGACTAATGCAAGACCAATAGTTCTAAGTATTGCTGGCTTTGACCCAAGTGCTGGCGCAGGAATTCTGTCTGATATAAAAACGATGGAAGAAATTGGCGTATATGGAATGGGAATAGTGTCATCTATTACCTACCAAACAGATAATAAATTTTTAGGTGTACATTGGCTTTCTGCAAAGGAAATTATTCATCAATTAAAACCTATACTAAAGCAATACACAATTAAATTCATTAAAATTGGGTTGATAAAAGATTTAGAAACATTAAATATTGTTTTAAAATACATCAAAAAATACGACAAATCTATTTTTGTAATTGTAGATCCAATTTTGCGTGCAAGTGCAGGTTTTAAAGTACATAATAATATCAATAATAGCTTATTAAAAAAATGTTTAAAGAAAACAGATATGCTTATTCCAAATTGGAATGAAGTATGCAAGCTATCTCAAAATAAAGATGCAATAAAAGCTGCGGAAAAATTTGCAAAAAAAACAATTGTGTTCTTAAAAGGTGGACATAGCATAGAAACACCAGCAACAGACATATTATTTTACAACGGAAAAATAGAAATTCTACATCCAGAAGTAATTACAGAATTAGAAAAACATGGTACAGGTTGCGTTATTTCATCTGCAATTGTTGCCAACCTAGCATTAGGCTATGAGTTGCTCGAAGCTTGTACGCTTGCAAAAAGTTATACATTAAAATTCCTTACAAGTAATCAATCAAATTTAGGATATCATCACACCAAACAAAATGATTGA
- a CDS encoding acyl-CoA-binding protein: MTLQEQFSQAQIDVKTLTKRPSDAELLDLYAFFKQATDGDNTTSKPGMFDIKGQFKWNAWKDKAGLSADEAMQKYIDLVKTLLSK; encoded by the coding sequence ATGACATTACAAGAACAGTTTTCTCAAGCTCAAATTGATGTAAAAACACTTACAAAAAGACCATCAGATGCAGAATTATTAGATTTGTATGCTTTTTTTAAACAAGCAACAGACGGCGACAATACAACTTCAAAACCAGGAATGTTTGATATCAAAGGTCAATTTAAGTGGAATGCATGGAAAGATAAAGCTGGACTTTCTGCTGATGAAGCTATGCAAAAATATATTGATTTGGTTAAAACACTTCTTTCAAAGTAG
- a CDS encoding succinate dehydrogenase cytochrome b subunit: MAANNFYTSSIGKKIIVGLTGLFLISFMLVHLSINSLILVDIINPDDNGATFNVAAHFMSHNWAIRVMEIGLFLGLIAHIVLTLKLQFENNSKRPVKYVVSAANKNSKWYSRSMAILGSLLLIFLATHLYQFWLPTKQALYITHEEENSFQMVINTLTCPINLVIYLLGFIALGYHLLHGFPSAFQSLGLNHKKYTSIIKTLGTIFSIFVPAMFGIIALAIFFGLVQ; encoded by the coding sequence ATGGCAGCAAATAATTTTTATACTTCATCAATTGGAAAAAAAATCATCGTAGGACTTACCGGACTATTCCTAATTTCTTTCATGCTAGTGCATTTATCAATCAACAGTTTGATATTAGTTGATATCATCAATCCAGATGATAATGGTGCAACATTCAATGTAGCAGCACACTTTATGTCTCATAATTGGGCAATCAGAGTAATGGAAATAGGATTGTTCCTTGGCTTAATAGCACATATAGTTCTTACACTAAAACTACAATTTGAGAACAATAGCAAAAGACCAGTAAAATATGTTGTGTCTGCAGCTAATAAAAACTCAAAGTGGTATTCAAGATCAATGGCAATATTAGGCTCATTATTGCTTATATTTTTAGCAACACATTTATATCAATTTTGGTTGCCAACAAAACAAGCATTATATATAACACACGAAGAAGAAAATTCTTTCCAAATGGTAATAAATACACTTACATGTCCAATTAACCTAGTAATCTATTTATTAGGATTTATAGCATTAGGTTACCATTTGTTACACGGATTTCCAAGTGCATTTCAATCATTAGGATTAAACCACAAAAAATATACATCAATCATAAAAACATTAGGTACTATATTTTCAATCTTTGTACCAGCTATGTTTGGAATAATTGCTTTAGCAATCTTCTTTGGTCTAGTACAATAA